A window of Hevea brasiliensis isolate MT/VB/25A 57/8 chromosome 14, ASM3005281v1, whole genome shotgun sequence contains these coding sequences:
- the LOC131173262 gene encoding uncharacterized protein LOC131173262 produces MASTLISRRLSCKLLNLSPSSSVYSHFIAQETQNYGFRFFTSHHSNSSFSQQHKPLNRNFTSTSSDHISIFESQALTEPKPANFNHHFVRSYSSFTTQTKNHHFTLSTAEKSGFFSIFTRENSQIPDLKRKQMISSIDNQLTNQRPRYFSSSSDSPSGSEKSQNQSEYPSKIPNFKHQEIEGPTVERDLSALANETREVLETMMKSIYVLSKAVALLGLVQLGLGAWISYITKATPIPEVSIQSFVAFGFPFTLAFMLRQSLKPMYFFKKMEEQGRLQILTLALQVAKNLNVFFVRVRSVSVLCIAGVSAGFLFNLLSK; encoded by the coding sequence ATGGCTTCTACTCTGATCTCGCGTAGGCTATCTTGTAAGCTCTTaaatctctctccttcttcctctGTTTACTCTCACTTCATCGCCCAAGAAACCCAAAACTATGGATTTAGATTCTTTACTAGTCACCACTCCAATTCTTCTTTCTCACAACAACATAAACCCTTGAATCGCAATTTTACCTCAACTTCTTCTGATCATATCTCCATTTTTGAATCCCAAGCGCTAACTGAGCCAAAACCCGCAAATTTCAATCATCATTTTGTTAGATCGTATTCAAGTTTTACTACCCAAACCAAAAATCACCATTTTACCCTGTCAACAGCGGAAAAGTCCGGATTTTTTTCAATATTTACAAGAGAGAATTCCCAAATCCCTGATTTGAAGCGCAAGCAGATGATTTCAAGTATTGATAACCAGTTAACAAATCAAAGACCTAGATATTTTTCTTCAAGCTCTGATTCACCTTCTGGGTCTGAGAAATCCCAAAATCAAAGTGAATATCCAAGCAAAATCCCCAATTTCAAGCATCAAGAAATAGAGGGGCCCACCGTGGAAAGAGACCTCTCAGCTTTGGCCAATGAGACAAGAGAGGTTCTAGAAACGATGATGAAGAGCATCTATGTTCTGAGCAAGGCTGTGGCTCTTCTCGGACTGGTTCAACTTGGGCTTGGAGCTTGGATTTCTTACATTACCAAAGCAACTCCAATACCAGAGGTTTCTATTCAAAGCTTTGTGGCTTTTGGGTTTCCTTTTACACTGGCTTTTATGTTGAGGCAATCCTTGAAACCAATGTACTTTTTTAAGAAGATGGAGGAGCAAGGTAGGTTGCAGATTCTGACTCTTGCCCTACAAGTTGCTAAAAATTTGAATGTTTTCTTTGTGAGGGTTCGTAGTGTTTCTGTCTTGTGTATTGCAGGCGTTTCAGCTGGGTTTTTGTTCAATTTATTATCAAAATGA